One Bacteroidales bacterium genomic window, TTCCTGATGCGTATTATTCCATATCGGACAGCAGAAAATGCAGTAGCTGGAATCATTATAACATTCGTGGATACAACGACTCTCAGAAAATCAGAAACCTTTGTTCATGAATTATCTGAGCGATTACGCATGGCAATGGAAGTTGGTGGTATTTCATGGTGGGAATGGAATTGCCAAACCAATATGGTTACTTCAGGTGATGCAAGAAGTGCGATGCTGGGATATGAACAGGGTGAAATCGGCTCATTGTTCAGCGATTGGATCAATCTTATTCATGAAGAAGATCGGGACCGGGTGATGAACACAATGAAGCAACACCTGGCTGGCAAATCGGATTCCTATGAAGCAGAATATCGGATTCTGGCACGTAATGGATCATATTGTTGGTATAAAGATAAAGGACGGGTTATTAAATATGACTCCGGAGCGAAACCACTTATCTTCTCGGGAGCCATTATGAATATTACTTCAGAAAAACTTCTTCAGGAGGTGCATGGAAAAGAAGATGATAACAAAGCCCAGGCTTTGTAAGTAATTGAGAAGAAGTATTACAATCTCAAAAATAAAACAGAACCACAAACATCCTGACAGCAAACCTTCCTGTTTATGAAAGCGGACAAGAAAAACAGCTCACTACTGAGAAATAAAGCAGAGCAACTGCTGCTCAAGCGGGGTATCAATGATCAACCACATTATACAAAGGATCTTGAATCTTTGATTGAAGAGTTGAATATATACCAAATCGAACTAGAACACCAGAATGAGGAGCTCCATAAAGCACAAACCGAGCTAGAACTTATCAAGAACCGCTATGCCGATCTTTTTAATACTGCACCTATAGGTTATCTTTTAATCAGGAAAGACTATTCAATTATCGATGTGAATGCTACCGGCTGTTCTCTGCTGGACTGGGACTATAACAAGATCAGGAAAAGTGCCTTTACACAATTTATCCAGGCCGAATACCAGGATACCTTCTATTTCCATATGCGGCAAACTATCATGCAGAAACAACCCCAAAGCTGCGATATAAAAATGAATCGCGGTCGTGACCAGGTGTTTTTTGCGCGCCTGATCAGTGTGAAGGATACCACCCTTGGTACAGAAGAAATACCGGTTATCCGTACTTCTATCATTGACATTGACAATGAAAAAAGGATGGAAATCAACCTGATCAAAGAGAAAGAAAAAGCAGAAGAAAGTGATAAACTGAAGTCTGCATTTCTCGCCAATATGAGTCATGAAATCAGAACCCCGATGAATTCAATCCTCGGATATTCTGAATTATTGTCCGATAAAGATATCACTGAGGAAGAAAGACAAAAATTCTCACTCATCATCTCGAACTCAAGTAATCAATTGATGCAGCTCATTAATGATATAATTGATATCTCGAAACTTGAAGCAAACCAACTTAAAGTGTTCCTTGGAGAAAGCAATATTGATGATGTTTGTCGCAATTGTTACTATACTTTCATTAATTCAGACCTCCTCAAAACAAAGCCAAATGTGAGCCTGGTTCTGAAACTTCCCGAAAATCACAAGAATATTAAGGCTATTACAGATGCTAATCGCCTTCAACAGGTTATTATAAACCTGATCAATAATGCGATCAAATTCACCGAAAACGGCTTTATCGAATTTGGCTATGATATTGAAACACGCACGGAAACACCCTTTCTCAGTTTTTTTGTAAAAGACAGTGGAATAGGCATTCCTCCTGAGAAATTTGACCTGATTTTTGAGCGATTCCGGCAAGCTACTGAGAATGGCGCCCACAAAGGAACCGGACTTGGATTAAGTATCTCAAAGGGAATCATTGAACTTCTCCAGGGAAGTATAAAAGTGGAATCCAATGAAGGTGATGGCGCTACCTTTAGCTTTTCTATTCCCTATATTGAAGCCAAATCGAAGAAAAACCTCGCCCTGGCCGGTAAACGAACACTTGACCTATCAAGTAAGCTTATCATTATTGCCGAAGACGACCCCTATTCTTATCTCTATGTTAATCAGTTGCTCAAGGATACCCATGCAGAGCTAATCCATGTAAATGATGGAAGCCAGCTGATGGAACTCCTGGAACAAAGAATCCCGGATATCATTCTGCTGGACATCAATATGCCTATCAAAAATGGATACGACTGCCTGCGGGAAATCAGGGAACGGAAAATTCAAACCCGTATCATCGTACAAACCGCTTATGCTATGAGTGACGAGCGTGAAAGAATCATGCATGCCGGTGCCGACAATTATCTTTCAAAACCTATCCGAAAACCGGAATTATATGAGATGATTGAAAGTGTGTTGGGTAATCCACTTAAATAAAGTCCTTTAGCAAAATTGTTAATAAATATTTTCAGCTAATAAGGAGCACTTCGAGTAAAAGCTCCTTATTTTTGTTGTGTAATTCTGCATTGAGATTTCGAAGTATTTTCTATTTATTATAAAATTTTACTGCTATGAAAAAAACGAATTCTAATTCATTTTCCAGACTTTTTGTG contains:
- a CDS encoding response regulator, encoding MKADKKNSSLLRNKAEQLLLKRGINDQPHYTKDLESLIEELNIYQIELEHQNEELHKAQTELELIKNRYADLFNTAPIGYLLIRKDYSIIDVNATGCSLLDWDYNKIRKSAFTQFIQAEYQDTFYFHMRQTIMQKQPQSCDIKMNRGRDQVFFARLISVKDTTLGTEEIPVIRTSIIDIDNEKRMEINLIKEKEKAEESDKLKSAFLANMSHEIRTPMNSILGYSELLSDKDITEEERQKFSLIISNSSNQLMQLINDIIDISKLEANQLKVFLGESNIDDVCRNCYYTFINSDLLKTKPNVSLVLKLPENHKNIKAITDANRLQQVIINLINNAIKFTENGFIEFGYDIETRTETPFLSFFVKDSGIGIPPEKFDLIFERFRQATENGAHKGTGLGLSISKGIIELLQGSIKVESNEGDGATFSFSIPYIEAKSKKNLALAGKRTLDLSSKLIIIAEDDPYSYLYVNQLLKDTHAELIHVNDGSQLMELLEQRIPDIILLDINMPIKNGYDCLREIRERKIQTRIIVQTAYAMSDERERIMHAGADNYLSKPIRKPELYEMIESVLGNPLK